One window from the genome of Acidiferrobacterales bacterium encodes:
- a CDS encoding radical SAM protein yields the protein MSQAVTFIDNRISENHAESINLKLRKRNFGEQIVFHAPGLKKFRTAEYDCHDASEFVAVSVTGEACSLNCEHCKTGVLKGMHDLPSVNQSLYELCSKLHDQGARGVLISGGSDRRGRVPLKKHIAEMIRIRHELGMTIRVHPGLPDEETCSELADVDIDGAMIDVIGHERTIREVYHLDADVGDYEAVLERLERYRVPCVPHIVMGLHFGQMLGEEYALEMICRHQFTTLVLVILMPLSGTPMAAVQPPALSEVSEFFDLVRGRLPTSPIMLGCARPLGKAKVLIDRAAIDSGLNGIAYPADGIVEYARHRGLTPKFVNACCGVNW from the coding sequence ATGAGTCAGGCGGTTACCTTTATTGATAATCGAATTTCCGAGAACCATGCGGAATCGATCAATCTCAAGCTTCGAAAACGCAACTTTGGAGAACAGATTGTCTTTCATGCACCTGGCCTGAAGAAGTTCCGGACGGCCGAATACGATTGCCACGATGCATCTGAATTTGTAGCAGTCAGTGTCACTGGCGAAGCCTGTTCCCTGAATTGCGAGCACTGTAAAACCGGGGTATTGAAAGGAATGCATGACCTGCCATCGGTGAACCAGTCGTTGTATGAACTTTGTTCGAAACTGCACGATCAAGGTGCGCGCGGCGTCCTGATTTCCGGCGGTAGTGATCGGCGGGGCAGGGTTCCTCTGAAGAAACATATCGCTGAAATGATACGGATTCGTCATGAACTTGGGATGACGATCCGCGTCCATCCCGGCTTGCCCGATGAGGAGACCTGTTCAGAATTGGCTGATGTTGACATCGATGGCGCGATGATTGATGTGATCGGGCATGAGAGGACAATTCGTGAAGTCTATCATCTCGACGCGGATGTCGGAGATTATGAGGCGGTACTTGAGCGATTGGAACGTTACAGAGTACCTTGTGTTCCACACATCGTCATGGGATTGCATTTCGGCCAGATGCTCGGCGAGGAATATGCACTGGAGATGATTTGTCGTCATCAGTTCACAACTCTGGTTCTGGTTATATTGATGCCTTTATCGGGAACCCCGATGGCTGCAGTTCAACCGCCTGCACTGTCAGAGGTCTCCGAGTTTTTCGACCTGGTCAGAGGCCGGCTGCCAACCAGCCCGATCATGCTGGGTTGTGCTCGCCCGCTGGGAAAGGCCAAGGTACTGATCGATCGGGCGGCCATTGACTCAGGGTTGAACGGAATCGCCTATCCTGCCGACGGGATAGTCGAGTATGCCCGACATCGCGGACTGACGCCGAAATTCGTCAATGCCTGCTGTGGCGTCAATTGGTGA
- the aspS gene encoding aspartate--tRNA ligase, which translates to MRTHQCGSMAGSEIGERVRLCGWVNSRRDHGGVIFIDLRDSSGIMQIVINPDQGDHFELAESVRNEYVLQAEGVVRKRPEGTENPGIPTGTIEVVCDNLKLLNKAVNLPFQLDEGDVNEAVRLQYRYLDLRRDRMQKNIRLRHVLIQTIRTYLNDCSFTEIETPILTRSTPEGARDYLVPSRVHTGSFYALPQSPQMFKQMLVIAGFERYYQIARCFRDEDLRADRQLEFTQLDVEMAFITEQDIMQLMENLFRKVFKNTIDTDLPGKFPVMSYSEALHRYGTDRPDLRIPHQINDLTEVMKGEEFQVFRRAANMEGGRVAALRIPSGNILTRQQIDDYTRYVADWGAKGLAYIKVNDSTSGRDGLQSPILKFLSDETVDAIVAETSSRSGDLIFFGADHASIVNASLGALRVKIAQDLNQVESGWQPLWIVDFPLVEFDETEKRWQSLHHPFTAPKEAHVSNLDKSPESVLSRAYDLVLNGVEVGGGSIRNHSMEIQNRIFGLLGLDAEEIDAKFGFLLNALKTGAPPHGGIAFGIDRIAALLSGEDSIREVIAFPKTQRAYCPLTKAPNEISSDQLDELELRIKPTAAIVNQPAVTET; encoded by the coding sequence ATGCGCACACATCAATGTGGTTCAATGGCGGGATCCGAAATCGGGGAGCGAGTCCGACTATGTGGATGGGTCAACAGCCGACGTGATCATGGCGGCGTGATTTTCATCGATCTTCGGGATTCCAGCGGGATTATGCAGATCGTGATCAATCCTGACCAGGGAGACCACTTTGAACTTGCCGAGTCGGTCCGAAACGAGTATGTACTGCAGGCTGAAGGGGTGGTGCGAAAACGTCCCGAAGGCACCGAAAATCCTGGTATTCCAACCGGGACAATCGAAGTGGTATGCGACAACCTGAAGTTGTTGAATAAAGCGGTCAACCTGCCGTTCCAACTTGACGAGGGCGATGTCAATGAGGCGGTCAGACTCCAGTATCGCTATCTGGATTTGAGACGTGACAGAATGCAGAAAAATATCCGACTGCGGCACGTATTGATCCAGACGATACGAACCTATCTCAACGACTGTTCCTTTACCGAAATCGAAACCCCGATACTCACGCGCTCGACACCCGAAGGCGCACGTGACTATCTGGTTCCCAGCCGAGTACACACCGGTTCATTTTACGCACTTCCCCAATCACCACAGATGTTCAAGCAAATGCTGGTGATCGCTGGTTTTGAGCGCTACTATCAGATTGCGCGTTGTTTTCGAGACGAGGATCTGCGGGCCGATCGACAGCTTGAATTCACTCAGCTTGACGTAGAGATGGCGTTCATCACCGAGCAGGACATCATGCAGTTGATGGAGAATCTGTTCCGAAAGGTATTCAAGAACACGATCGATACGGACCTACCCGGGAAGTTTCCGGTGATGTCCTATTCTGAAGCGCTGCATCGGTACGGGACAGACCGACCAGACCTTCGCATTCCTCATCAAATCAATGATTTGACTGAAGTTATGAAAGGTGAGGAGTTCCAAGTCTTTCGGCGTGCTGCAAATATGGAAGGTGGAAGGGTAGCCGCTTTGCGCATCCCTTCCGGCAATATCCTGACGCGGCAGCAGATCGATGACTATACCCGGTATGTTGCCGATTGGGGAGCAAAGGGACTGGCTTACATCAAGGTCAATGACAGTACATCCGGAAGGGATGGACTGCAGTCACCGATTCTCAAATTTCTGTCTGATGAGACGGTGGATGCAATTGTGGCGGAGACGTCCAGCCGAAGCGGTGACCTCATCTTTTTTGGCGCCGATCACGCATCGATCGTCAACGCGTCTTTGGGTGCGTTGCGAGTCAAGATTGCACAAGACCTGAATCAAGTCGAATCGGGTTGGCAGCCTCTGTGGATCGTAGATTTCCCGCTGGTAGAGTTTGACGAGACCGAAAAGCGTTGGCAGTCCCTGCACCACCCTTTTACCGCACCGAAGGAAGCCCATGTCTCCAATTTGGACAAATCTCCGGAGTCGGTTCTTTCAAGAGCATACGATCTGGTCCTTAACGGTGTTGAGGTTGGGGGTGGTTCGATCAGGAACCACAGCATGGAAATTCAGAACAGGATTTTCGGCCTGCTTGGGCTTGACGCGGAGGAAATTGATGCCAAGTTTGGATTTCTTCTGAACGCCCTGAAAACTGGCGCACCGCCGCATGGAGGAATCGCTTTCGGCATCGATCGGATCGCAGCGCTTCTGTCTGGCGAGGATTCAATCCGGGAAGTCATAGCGTTTCCGAAAACCCAAAGAGCTTATTGTCCCCTCACCAAGGCTCCGAATGAGATTTCGTCGGACCAACTTGACGAGCTTGAACTCAGGATAAAACCCACAGCGGCGATCGTGAATCAGCCTGCTGTAACTGAAACCTGA
- a CDS encoding radical SAM protein — protein MATTGIPTKLQDQHFQISPDYVRISVAAAIELGLAPGRINGCSCNCINLLQNYPQGCAANCSYCGLARERPGIAEDNSFIRVDWPLYETDLVAEKIAEKESRDTVGRVCIAQVQDHRATEDLIDMAFRVHRASPMVPISALVTATLLSEDDLYRIKDSGVDIIGVGLDAVTADVFERTRGRLAKGPHRWDQHWEIVRAARRIYGPMKVNCHLIVGLGETDKEMFDMIYQLKQEQIAGYLFSFNPEPGTQMQHVPRAPLKRWRRIQFVKNLIEEHDLEPTALEYDAAGALIGVNYPTDPASLVLQNGDAFMTNGCPDRQGVMACNRPYGSYRPGEDFRDYPFLPDRDELEKISAQTQLEQIRAT, from the coding sequence ATGGCAACTACAGGAATACCGACAAAACTACAGGATCAACACTTTCAAATCAGTCCTGATTACGTTCGAATCAGCGTTGCCGCCGCCATTGAGCTTGGCTTGGCTCCTGGCAGAATCAATGGCTGCAGCTGCAATTGCATCAATCTGCTGCAGAATTATCCGCAGGGATGTGCAGCCAATTGCTCGTATTGTGGATTGGCTCGGGAGCGTCCGGGAATTGCTGAGGACAACAGTTTTATTCGAGTCGATTGGCCGCTGTATGAAACCGATCTGGTCGCCGAGAAAATCGCTGAGAAAGAATCTCGGGACACGGTGGGCAGAGTATGCATTGCACAGGTCCAGGATCATCGGGCGACCGAAGATCTGATCGACATGGCTTTCAGGGTACACCGCGCGTCGCCAATGGTGCCGATTTCCGCCCTGGTTACTGCGACACTCTTGTCGGAGGATGATTTATACAGAATCAAGGATTCGGGCGTCGACATAATCGGTGTGGGTTTGGATGCGGTGACGGCTGATGTTTTCGAACGAACTCGGGGAAGACTTGCGAAGGGCCCGCATCGCTGGGATCAACACTGGGAAATCGTGCGCGCCGCACGTCGAATCTACGGCCCTATGAAAGTCAATTGCCATCTTATTGTCGGACTCGGTGAAACTGACAAGGAGATGTTCGATATGATCTATCAGTTGAAACAAGAGCAGATTGCAGGATATCTGTTTTCTTTCAACCCTGAACCGGGAACACAAATGCAGCATGTTCCCAGGGCTCCATTGAAAAGGTGGCGACGAATTCAATTTGTCAAGAACCTGATTGAGGAACATGATCTGGAACCGACGGCACTTGAGTACGATGCTGCCGGAGCATTGATCGGAGTCAACTATCCAACGGACCCGGCAAGTCTGGTACTCCAAAATGGAGACGCGTTCATGACCAATGGCTGTCCCGACCGTCAGGGAGTGATGGCGTGCAACCGTCCCTATGGTTCCTACCGACCTGGCGAGGACTTCAGGGACTACCCGTTCTTACCGGATCGCGATGAATTGGAAAAGATCAGTGCGCAGACGCAACTGGAACAGATTCGGGCAACCTGA
- a CDS encoding accessory factor UbiK family protein, whose product MTKPLPIESILAAVSSFLPAELSADIKKNVIGSVRSALENMDFVTRTEIEVQETVLRRARERISELESRIELLEAQMPGDSSRQ is encoded by the coding sequence ATGACTAAACCACTTCCAATCGAAAGTATCCTGGCCGCGGTATCATCGTTCTTGCCTGCGGAATTGTCGGCTGACATCAAGAAAAACGTGATCGGATCAGTCCGATCCGCTCTGGAAAACATGGATTTTGTTACCCGAACGGAAATTGAGGTTCAGGAAACTGTATTGAGACGCGCCCGCGAACGAATCAGTGAGCTGGAATCGCGAATTGAACTACTTGAAGCGCAAATGCCTGGTGACTCTTCGCGTCAATGA
- a CDS encoding YeeE/YedE family protein, giving the protein MVGFFLTSVILGITISRTNFCTMGAVSDWVNLNDRGRMGAWLLAIASAMVVVSLLEAVSLFELNQQRPPYRSATFAWLRYLVGGLMFGVGMTLAGGCVSRNLVRLGGGNIKSLITLIIAAVFAYFMTKTVFFEIAFYSWMHPLSIDLASIGIPAQDIGSILSAIFPALSKPVVHVLIALAVGVAVIFFVAKTSGIQGNMLNIVAGLMIGGCVTAGWYLTSGPLGLEWAEAAQWADNPPVGVGMQSFTFVNPLGEYISLVLEPGGLSTLLTVGMLAAAGLVIGSLAHSLVSRNFHVSWFASFGDFTANAIGGVLMGVGGVLALGCTIGQGVSGISTLALGSFITLAAIIYSCTATLKYQFYRLVYDDAKVSDVFVTTLVDIRLLPNTKRRLDPI; this is encoded by the coding sequence TTGGTTGGATTTTTCCTGACCTCAGTGATTTTGGGAATCACCATAAGTCGAACCAACTTCTGCACGATGGGTGCGGTTTCGGACTGGGTCAACTTGAACGACCGCGGCAGGATGGGAGCCTGGTTGCTGGCAATCGCCTCCGCCATGGTGGTAGTCTCGTTGCTTGAGGCGGTTTCATTGTTTGAGCTGAACCAGCAAAGACCGCCTTATCGATCGGCAACATTTGCCTGGCTTCGCTATTTGGTTGGCGGACTTATGTTTGGCGTCGGCATGACACTGGCGGGTGGATGCGTCAGCAGAAATCTCGTCAGACTGGGTGGCGGAAACATCAAGTCGTTGATCACGCTGATTATCGCAGCGGTTTTTGCCTATTTCATGACGAAAACCGTGTTCTTTGAGATCGCATTCTATAGCTGGATGCACCCGCTCTCTATTGATCTGGCATCAATCGGAATACCCGCTCAAGACATCGGTTCGATCCTGTCGGCAATCTTTCCCGCACTCAGCAAGCCTGTTGTGCATGTATTGATCGCGCTGGCGGTCGGTGTTGCGGTAATTTTCTTTGTCGCAAAGACCAGCGGTATTCAAGGCAATATGCTGAATATCGTTGCAGGTTTGATGATCGGCGGCTGCGTTACCGCTGGATGGTACCTGACTTCCGGTCCACTTGGATTGGAATGGGCGGAAGCCGCGCAGTGGGCAGACAATCCGCCGGTCGGAGTCGGCATGCAGTCGTTTACGTTTGTCAATCCACTCGGGGAGTACATCAGCCTGGTACTGGAGCCCGGCGGTCTTTCGACGTTGCTCACTGTCGGCATGCTGGCGGCAGCAGGGCTGGTTATCGGTTCACTTGCTCATTCACTGGTGAGCAGGAATTTTCATGTTTCATGGTTCGCGTCATTTGGCGACTTTACCGCAAATGCCATCGGTGGGGTATTGATGGGAGTTGGCGGAGTTTTGGCGCTTGGCTGTACGATCGGTCAGGGCGTCAGCGGCATATCGACATTGGCACTGGGGTCGTTCATTACGCTGGCCGCGATCATTTACAGTTGTACCGCAACATTGAAGTACCAATTCTACAGGCTGGTTTACGACGACGCGAAGGTTTCCGATGTGTTCGTCACCACATTGGTGGACATTAGATTGTTGCCGAACACAAAGCGGCGACTCGATCCGATCTGA
- a CDS encoding RidA family protein: MDNKTTERRLITSGSVFEEKAGYSRAVCSDPWVFVAGTTGFNYDTMEISDDVVEQCRQTLQNIGKVLAQAQSGFEDVVRVTYIFPHSEDFELCWPVLREYFGDIRPACTMYSANLADSRMKVEIEVTALKR, encoded by the coding sequence GTGGATAACAAGACGACTGAGCGCCGGCTGATCACATCCGGTTCAGTGTTTGAAGAAAAAGCCGGATACTCCCGGGCGGTATGTTCTGATCCGTGGGTTTTTGTTGCGGGTACCACTGGATTCAACTATGACACAATGGAAATTTCTGACGACGTCGTTGAGCAATGTCGTCAGACACTGCAGAACATAGGCAAGGTTCTGGCGCAAGCGCAAAGTGGATTTGAGGATGTGGTTCGTGTCACTTATATCTTTCCACACAGTGAAGACTTCGAGTTATGTTGGCCGGTGCTGAGGGAGTATTTCGGCGATATTCGGCCGGCATGTACGATGTACAGCGCAAATCTCGCCGATTCCAGAATGAAAGTGGAGATTGAGGTCACCGCGCTGAAGAGATAA
- a CDS encoding thiol:disulfide interchange protein DsbA/DsbL, translating to MKHQQIRNHLLGIALCGFAVLSIATPSQAQNYEEGKDFVTIAADAKIKSDGKVDVMEFFWFGCPSCFRFEPTLLQWNIPEEISFSNVPAAMVDGWVFHAHVYYAMDLLKLKDVLMQKFYDEIHVKRKRINDVESFQKWAAAQDGVDAAKLTQTLHSFAAKSKVAQAEALAKKYGVNSVPTLVVGHKYRTSPAMAGSDSRALEIVEYLARRILEEEGG from the coding sequence ATGAAACATCAACAAATTCGCAATCACCTCCTCGGCATCGCCCTTTGTGGTTTTGCAGTGCTGTCCATTGCAACACCATCACAGGCCCAGAACTACGAAGAGGGAAAAGACTTTGTCACTATCGCCGCCGACGCGAAAATAAAATCGGATGGAAAAGTCGATGTCATGGAATTTTTCTGGTTCGGCTGCCCTTCCTGCTTTCGATTTGAACCGACGCTGCTTCAATGGAATATACCTGAGGAAATCAGTTTTTCGAACGTTCCGGCAGCGATGGTTGATGGCTGGGTGTTCCACGCCCACGTATATTACGCCATGGACTTGCTGAAGTTGAAAGATGTGTTGATGCAAAAATTCTACGATGAGATCCATGTCAAGAGAAAGAGGATCAATGATGTCGAGTCGTTCCAGAAATGGGCGGCCGCACAGGACGGAGTGGATGCAGCAAAATTGACACAGACTCTTCATTCCTTTGCGGCCAAATCAAAGGTCGCACAAGCCGAAGCGCTCGCAAAGAAATACGGGGTGAATTCTGTTCCCACTCTGGTGGTCGGGCATAAGTACAGAACATCGCCGGCTATGGCAGGATCTGATTCACGAGCCTTGGAAATTGTGGAATACCTGGCCCGGCGCATCCTGGAGGAAGAAGGCGGGTAG
- the mpl gene encoding UDP-N-acetylmuramate:L-alanyl-gamma-D-glutamyl-meso-diaminopimelate ligase — protein sequence MTHLHIVGICGTFMGNLALLARELGYRVSGSDLNAYPPMSDLLAKQNIEVATGYHPDNLKDRPDLVVVGNTISRSNPEIDAMLNLGIEYISGPQWLSENILRNKKVIVVAGTHGKTTTTSMVAWILDYAGFNPGYLIGGVSQNFDAAAKLGTGEWFVVEGDEYDTAYFDKRSKFVHYRPYHAVLLNLEFDHADIFNSIDDIRQQFQHFIQLQPSSGSVIANLDENYLQQTIADSVFSPIVQFSISGNRDADWYADSQTDDYRNLMFHSRLHGTVELSWDVPGRHNAANALAAIATVCGVGVDLNVAIDALKEFKPVKRRLEFLGNLNGVQIFDDFAHHPTAIRSAIDAVSNLTSPKRVIAVFEPRSNSMRMGVHGTKLFEAFEVADKVFMYRPPNVIWEVPESIQNFVVHNSVNTLLDNLVQEVRTGDCVLIMSNGGFDNLQKRLVAALTQN from the coding sequence GTGACGCATCTGCATATCGTAGGAATCTGCGGTACCTTCATGGGCAATCTCGCATTGCTTGCTCGTGAATTGGGCTACCGGGTATCAGGATCGGATCTGAATGCCTATCCTCCTATGAGTGATCTGTTGGCCAAACAGAACATTGAAGTTGCGACTGGCTACCATCCCGACAACTTGAAGGATCGTCCGGACTTGGTGGTGGTCGGCAACACGATCAGTCGCTCCAACCCCGAAATTGACGCGATGCTGAACCTCGGTATCGAATACATATCCGGTCCCCAATGGCTGTCCGAAAACATCCTGCGCAACAAAAAAGTAATCGTCGTTGCCGGCACTCATGGAAAAACGACTACGACAAGCATGGTCGCATGGATTCTTGACTACGCTGGATTCAATCCAGGTTATCTGATCGGCGGAGTGTCGCAAAATTTTGATGCGGCAGCGAAACTGGGGACAGGTGAGTGGTTTGTTGTTGAGGGCGACGAGTACGATACAGCATACTTTGACAAACGCTCAAAGTTCGTTCACTATCGGCCCTACCATGCGGTTCTCCTCAATCTCGAGTTCGACCACGCAGATATTTTCAACTCGATCGATGACATCAGGCAGCAGTTCCAGCACTTCATACAGTTGCAACCATCTTCGGGCAGTGTCATCGCGAATCTTGATGAGAACTACCTGCAGCAAACAATTGCTGACAGTGTTTTCTCGCCTATCGTCCAGTTCAGCATTTCCGGTAACCGGGATGCGGATTGGTATGCAGATTCACAGACAGACGATTACCGGAATCTGATGTTTCATTCAAGACTGCATGGAACTGTCGAACTGAGTTGGGACGTTCCCGGCAGACACAATGCCGCAAACGCGCTGGCTGCGATCGCCACGGTCTGCGGAGTCGGAGTCGACTTGAACGTTGCGATCGATGCGCTGAAGGAATTCAAACCCGTCAAGCGGCGATTGGAGTTTCTAGGGAATCTGAATGGCGTTCAGATATTCGATGACTTTGCCCATCATCCCACGGCGATTCGATCAGCCATTGACGCGGTTTCAAATTTGACTTCGCCGAAGCGAGTGATTGCGGTGTTTGAACCCCGGTCCAATTCCATGCGCATGGGTGTTCATGGAACAAAGCTGTTTGAAGCTTTCGAGGTCGCTGACAAGGTTTTCATGTATCGTCCCCCAAATGTAATTTGGGAAGTCCCGGAATCCATACAGAACTTCGTTGTTCACAACTCAGTCAATACGTTGCTCGACAACCTGGTTCAGGAGGTGCGAACCGGTGATTGCGTCCTGATCATGAGTAATGGCGGATTCGACAATCTTCAGAAGCGATTGGTTGCAGCACTGACTCAGAATTAA
- the nudB gene encoding dihydroneopterin triphosphate diphosphatase, with amino-acid sequence MKPDSDRRNRRPESVLVVVHTTDNHTLLLKRTPPRSFWQSVTGSMMWGESRTETAIRELHEETGLVTKLSELRDWKRTFKFRIPPIYRHRYEEDVQLNREHVFSVLLPTPRPVVLQRSEHIEYRWVDIQTARDLVWSWSNREALEMIESAENLVSG; translated from the coding sequence ATGAAGCCGGATTCGGACAGAAGAAATCGTCGGCCCGAATCGGTACTGGTTGTGGTGCACACGACGGACAATCACACACTGCTGTTGAAACGAACACCACCGCGAAGTTTCTGGCAGTCGGTCACCGGCAGCATGATGTGGGGAGAGTCCAGGACTGAAACCGCGATTCGAGAACTTCATGAGGAAACCGGTCTAGTGACCAAGCTCAGCGAGTTACGCGACTGGAAACGAACATTCAAGTTCAGGATACCTCCAATATATCGACACCGATACGAAGAGGACGTTCAGTTGAATCGGGAGCATGTGTTTTCGGTTCTGCTTCCGACCCCCAGACCGGTTGTACTGCAACGTAGCGAACATATCGAATATCGTTGGGTTGACATCCAGACAGCCCGGGACCTGGTGTGGTCGTGGTCGAATCGAGAAGCGTTGGAGATGATCGAATCGGCTGAGAACCTGGTGTCGGGATAA
- a CDS encoding c-type cytochrome, whose product MMTDAQFVKSFSKMIIALIVLTLVLITLGVVIGGSMDDKLQAQTEEYTQRVIAQRTQPIGDLNVGEIADEGVSVAMAASADTAASSMNSGDSEASAGHPGEAVYKQYCYVCHDVGLTGSPKPGDAENWAPRIEKGIATLYDSAINGFQGQRGIMPPKGGVSMLSDEDVQAAVDYLVELVQ is encoded by the coding sequence ATGATGACTGATGCCCAGTTCGTAAAATCGTTTTCGAAGATGATCATCGCCTTGATCGTACTGACTCTGGTACTGATCACACTCGGTGTTGTGATCGGAGGTTCGATGGATGACAAACTCCAAGCACAGACGGAAGAATATACGCAACGCGTCATCGCGCAGAGAACCCAACCCATCGGAGATTTGAATGTAGGTGAAATCGCAGATGAAGGTGTTTCGGTGGCAATGGCCGCGTCGGCGGACACGGCAGCCTCCTCAATGAATTCCGGTGACAGTGAAGCGTCGGCCGGGCATCCCGGGGAAGCTGTGTACAAACAATACTGTTACGTCTGTCACGATGTCGGGCTGACCGGATCACCGAAACCCGGTGACGCGGAAAATTGGGCTCCGCGAATCGAAAAAGGCATAGCGACCTTGTATGACAGCGCAATTAACGGCTTTCAGGGTCAGCGGGGCATCATGCCGCCCAAAGGCGGTGTTTCGATGTTGAGCGACGAAGACGTCCAAGCCGCAGTCGACTATCTGGTTGAACTGGTTCAGTAA
- a CDS encoding biotin/lipoate A/B protein ligase family protein encodes MKARLLTDDSVDDQTGLSVDDALARISSAASSLTLRLYTYQPCVLVGRFQHVRDEVDLNRCRELRVPVNRRPTGGGAIIMGPEQLGIALVVPPDSRAVGRKSASLMRDCAKGIVSALRSFGVETEFRGKNDLVVSGRKIAGLGLYQAQGGGILFHASLLLDLDIQYMLTVLKTAFGNTPDRGLDTISQRIATLRGEVSPDVSISDLTQAVELGFAKEFSIDFYRGHLSPQERMLANQLVASQYGSRQWIYHSGARIKDRVGCYRLRTQGGTLDVRAIVAKSTLKSVFVNGDFIAAENAISDLESSLRWHKTDTDELNRTIERSHLRNRQFWDRISAADISQAVLGAIGRIDSDCVDPAPNSCFVRSGMTQ; translated from the coding sequence GTGAAAGCTCGACTACTGACAGACGACTCGGTTGACGATCAGACCGGATTGTCAGTCGACGATGCGCTGGCTCGCATCAGTTCGGCAGCGTCATCGCTTACACTGAGACTCTACACCTATCAGCCGTGCGTGCTCGTGGGTCGGTTTCAGCACGTCCGCGACGAAGTTGACCTTAATCGATGCAGGGAACTGCGTGTACCCGTCAATCGTCGCCCGACCGGGGGAGGTGCGATCATCATGGGACCTGAACAATTGGGAATCGCACTGGTGGTTCCGCCGGACAGCAGGGCTGTCGGACGAAAGTCGGCGTCGCTGATGCGGGATTGTGCGAAAGGTATCGTGAGCGCACTTCGTAGTTTTGGTGTTGAAACTGAATTCCGAGGAAAAAATGATCTGGTTGTTTCAGGCAGGAAAATCGCGGGCTTGGGCCTTTACCAGGCACAGGGTGGCGGAATCCTGTTTCACGCATCGTTATTGCTTGATCTGGATATTCAATACATGCTGACAGTACTCAAGACCGCATTTGGGAATACACCCGACAGGGGCCTGGATACCATTTCGCAGCGCATTGCGACGCTTCGCGGCGAGGTCAGTCCAGATGTGTCCATATCGGACTTGACACAAGCGGTCGAACTTGGATTCGCCAAGGAGTTTTCAATTGATTTTTACCGCGGACACTTGAGTCCGCAAGAGCGGATGCTGGCGAATCAGCTTGTCGCCAGTCAGTATGGCAGCCGGCAGTGGATATATCACAGTGGGGCCCGGATCAAGGACCGGGTCGGTTGCTATCGCCTCAGGACACAAGGTGGAACATTGGATGTCAGGGCAATTGTGGCAAAAAGCACCCTCAAATCAGTATTTGTAAATGGAGATTTTATCGCTGCGGAAAATGCGATTTCTGATCTGGAGAGTAGTTTGAGGTGGCACAAGACCGATACAGATGAATTGAACAGAACCATCGAGCGGTCACATCTAAGAAACAGGCAGTTTTGGGATCGAATATCGGCGGCAGACATCTCACAAGCGGTGCTGGGAGCGATTGGACGAATCGATAGTGATTGCGTTGATCCTGCGCCAAATTCGTGCTTTGTGCGCAGCGGGATGACGCAATGA
- a CDS encoding zinc ribbon domain-containing protein: MPIYEYVCEDCDYELEIIQRIKEARLTRCPACNEESLRRKLSAAAFHLKGTGWYETDFKTKKPDDEKSKKSESGDSKSADSSESEKKDSTKKSSASDDKASKSTETTT, translated from the coding sequence ATGCCGATATACGAATACGTCTGCGAAGATTGCGATTACGAACTCGAGATCATCCAGAGAATCAAGGAAGCCCGGTTGACCCGGTGTCCGGCCTGTAACGAAGAGTCGTTACGGCGAAAATTGTCGGCTGCGGCTTTTCATCTGAAAGGGACAGGTTGGTATGAAACAGATTTCAAGACCAAGAAACCTGACGATGAAAAGTCGAAGAAATCCGAATCAGGGGATTCCAAGTCCGCTGACAGCAGTGAATCCGAAAAGAAAGATTCCACCAAGAAATCTTCCGCCTCCGACGACAAGGCTTCCAAGTCTACTGAAACCACAACCTGA